One Spea bombifrons isolate aSpeBom1 chromosome 1, aSpeBom1.2.pri, whole genome shotgun sequence DNA window includes the following coding sequences:
- the LOC128467434 gene encoding WAP four-disulfide core domain protein 6B-like, producing MWPPIPVLLGLLLLTSDSLSQDSDCDDPAGVGGSGPGAEIRWSYDKSQQICRAFVQKEDGKSRNSFSSERECLRRCSPGFNALYPPGEAVCGLPQDAGPCMALILMWYYDPQREACDTFFYSGCQGNGNRFDSKTNCTGTCITPRKGRSSGTNLSEEPSSSETDAGLVIGIVFGCVFGAAFLITLILFLVQRKKLKKQHKRVPAVEMN from the exons ATGTGGCCCCCGATCCCCGTTCTGCTGGGGCTCCTCCTGCTGACATCTGACTCTTTATCCCAAG ACAGTGACTGTGATGACCCAGCGGGCGTGGGGGGGTCCGGTCCGGGGGCAGAAATAAGATGGTCGTATGATAAGTCTCAGCAGATCTGCAGAGCCTTCGTCCAGAAAGAAGACGGGAAGAGCAGGAACAGCTTCAGCTCCGAGAGGGAATGTCTCAGGCGCTGCTCGCCCGGGTTTAACGCTCTATATCCCCCTGGAG AAGCCGTGTGCGGTTTGCCCCAGGATGCCGGCCCCTGCATGGCCCTGATTTTAATGTGGTATTACGACCCGCAGCGGGAGGCCTGCGATACTTTCTTTTACAGCGGATGTCAGGGCAATGGGAATAGATTCGACAGCAAAACGAACTGCACCGGCACCTGCATTACCCCCAGGAAAG GAAGATCCAGCGGAACCAACCTAAGCGAAGAACCGTCTTCTTCAGAGACAGACGCAG GGCTGGTTATCGGCATTGTGTTCGGTTGCgtgtttggggctgcatttcttaTCACGCTAATTCTCTTTTTGGTGCAGAG GAAGAAGCTGAAGAAGCAGCACAAGCGGGTCCCGGCCGTGGAAATGAACTAA
- the LOC128467424 gene encoding myosin-IIIb-like: MLQFTMASSVDTEGAGTRPAGDTEATGTRPAGDSLCPSTGDPGSDAALLPDLNEMRLLETLKSRFLEQKIYTYIGDILVAMNPFRELPMYGTEVSDAYGSKPLVSLPPHIFAVADRAYSALQGGSGGSPRNQCVVISGDSGAGKTESTKLILKHLVRRSRGSPRLGQQILQVNPLLEAFGNAQTVMNQNSSRFGKYIQLRFRRGAVRGAKINEYLLEKSRVSHQDAGEKNFHVFYYILYGSGREEKELYGLLDPAMYRYIGGECAEHDQWVSGYQRVCNAMRMVGFQDQEELDLKVVLSGILSLGNITFEPQEAGGVSVSAPTVGWLKAAAGQFGVQEKDLNNCLVYTTSLTRGESIRRLHTKQQAEDSRDSIARVIYARVFGWIVTKVNELLVGDLDAKADFQEIGILDIFGFENFSVNRFEQLCINLANEQLQNFFNHHIFLMEQQHYREEGINQETVAFKNNQAVLDLFLARPWGILCILDEQSSFPLASDRLFVEKLTSSCRANPHFEQVRGKDPGFIILHYAGKVRYTVVGFLEKNRDTLPVNIQGLFMDSVTSLLSVLFTASISRTGTLTPVQRDKVLISQERGPSRKMSVGAQFRKSLSVLMEKMYSSSPHFIRCIKPNTQKDPLVLETEVILNQLRYNGLMETVRIRRDGFSWRPTFQEFAGRFGILLRRPDVDFNRESCLEVLRGAQLSGWHCGVTRLFFKYWHQDQLAQCVSRLTAAAVVLQKRYKALLCRRKYRKLLRELKSQQERLRLEQEKEAVRERERLQEEQRRAASRPVPAPRKRPPPSKVCSGSGDGPSRQPVPRPRSQLVELSPFDNPKPDSPRVSLTAVHGKEGKKKMLQRRKTLLWFQETQADKVRSDGAFPTWLHGMISRRDAENFLADKGLGDFLIRISQNRAGYILTYKGPARCRHYMIDVQPNGCYVILGEDQAHWTLEALVRYYHGTGIQPYGEVLAEPCGAVANWEPDSEELKFLTKTLSLGNENAPSPYPAPCPRDEPGPQRIHQASADVPKKKLPETSPPRPHLHRSIRIAMQEIQQASTLSAKNTGT; encoded by the exons ATGCTTCAGTTTACTATGGCGAGTTCTGTGGACACGGAGGGTGCCGGCACCCGCCCGGCGGGGGACACGGAGGCTACCGGCACCCGCCCGGCGGGGGACAGTCTCTGTCCCAGCACGGGGGACCCGGGGTCAGACGCCGCCCTCTTGCCCGATCTGAATGAGATGAGACTTCTGGAAACTTTAAAGAGCCGCTTCCTGGAGCAGAAGATCTAC ACGTATATCGGAGACATCCTGGTCGCGATGAACCCTTTCCGGGAGCTGCCGATGTACGGCACGGAG GTCTCGGACGCGTACGGCTCCAAGCCTCTCGTTTCGCTGCCCCCTCACATATTTGCGGTGGCCGATCGGGCGTACAGCGCTCTGCAGGGGGGGTCAGGAGGCAGCCCCCGAAACCAGTGCGTTGTGATAAG TGGGGACAGCGGGGCTGGAAAAACCGAGAGCACCAAACTCATACTCAAGCACCTGGTGAGACGCAGCAGAGGAAGCCCCCGACTTGGCCAACAGATCCTTCAG GTTAACCCTTTGCTCGAGGCGTTTGGAAACGCTCAGACCGTTATGAACCAAAACAGTAGTCGGTTTGGAAAATACATCCAGCTGAGGTTCCGACGTGGAGCGG TCCGCGGGGCGAAGATTAACGAGTATCTCCTGGAGAAATCGCGAGTTTCTCACCAGGACGCCGGCGAGAAGAACTTCCATGTGTTTTACTACATCCTGTACGGGAGCGGCCGGGAGGAGAAGGAGCTCTACGGCCTGCTGGATCCAGCCATGTACAG GTACATTGGAGGAGAATGTGCAGAACACGACCAGTGGGTTTCTGGGTATCAGCGAGTGTGTAACGCCATGCGCATGGTGGGCTTCCAGGATCAG GAAGAGCTGGATCTGAAGGTCGTCCTCTCGGGGATCCTGTCTCTGGGGAACATTACGTTTGAACCCCAGGAAGCGGGTGGCGTTTCAGTATCTGCGCCGACCGTGGGGTGGCTGAAAGCTGCAGCG GGGCAGTTTGGAGTCCAGGAGAAGGACCTGAACAACTGCTTGGTTTATACGACATCTTTGACCAGAGGGGAATCCATCCGCCGGTTACACACCAAGCAGCAGGCAGAGG ACTCCAGAGACTCCATCGCCCGCGTCATTTACGCCCGAGTGTTTGGATGGATTGTTACTAAAGTGAATGAGCTGcttgtgggggatctggatgcAAAGGCTGATTTCCAGGAGATTG GAATACTGGATATTTTTGGCTTTGAGAATTTCTCAGTAAATCGCTTTGAGCAGCTGTGCATTAACCTGGCCAACGAGCAGCTCCAGAACTTCTTCAATCAC CACATCTTTCTGATGGAGCAGCAGCATTACCGGGAAGAAGGGATCAACCAGGAGACCGTGGCCTTCAAAAATAACCAGGCTGTCCTG GATCTGTTCCTTGCGCGGCCGTGGGGCATCCTGTGTATTCTCGATGAACAGAGCTCTTTTCCACTG GCCTCCGACAGGTTGTTTGTGGAGAAGCTGACGAGTAGCTGCCGAGCCAATCCTCACTTTGAACAGGTCCGCGGGAAGGACCCTGGATTTATTATCCTCCATTACGCAGGAAAG GTCCGTTACACGGTTGTTGGATTTTTGGAAAAGAATCGGGACACGCTGCCTGTGAACATCCAGGGCCTTTTCATGGACAGCGTCACCTCCTTATTAAGTGTCCTCTTCACAG ccAGTATTTCGAGGACAGGAACGCTGACGCCGGTGCAGAGAGACAAG GTACTGATATCTCAAGAAAGAGGACCGTCTCGCAAGATGTCAGTGGGAGCGCAGTTTCGG AAATCCCTCTCGGTTCTCATGGAGAAGATGTACTCCTCCAGCCCCCATTTCATCCGATGCATCAAACCCAACACTCAGAAGGACCCTCTCGTTCTGGAGACAGAAGTGATTCTAAATCAG CTTCGGTATAACGGCCTGATGGAGACGGTGCGGATCCGCAGGGACGGCTTCTCCTGGAGGCCGACTTTCCAGGAATTTGCTGGACG GTTTGGGATCCTCCTCCGAAGACCTGACGTGGATTTCAACAGAGAGAG TTGCCTGGAGGTCCTCCGGGGGGCGCAGCTGAGTGGTTGGCACTGCGG GGTGACCCgtcttttctttaaatactGGCACCAGGACCAGCTTGCCCAATGTGTCTCGAGGCTGACGGCCGCCGCCGTTGTTCTCCAGAAGC GTTACAAAGCTTTACTCTGCCGCAGAAAATACCGGAAGCTCCTACGGGAGCTGAAATCACAGCAGGAGAGACTGCGGCTGGAGCAGGAGAAAGAGGCGGTGAGAGAGCGCGAGAGACTGCAGGAGGAGCAGCGCA GGGCTGCCTCCCGCCCGGTTCCTGCTCCGCGTAAGCGGCCTCCTCCGTCCAAGGTGTGCTCCGGGTCAGGTGATGGTCCATCTCGGCAACCAGTCCCGCGGCCACGGAGCCAGCTTGTTGAG CTCTCCCCGTTTGACAATCCTAAACCCGACTCCCCGCGCGTCTCTCTCACCGCGGTCCACGGAAAAGaggggaagaagaagatgcttCAGAGACGCAAAACCCTCCTCTGGTTCCAGGAAACCCAGGCGGACAAAGTGCGGAGCGACGGGGCCTTTCCAACATGGCTGCACGGCATGATCTCCCGGCG AGATGCTGAGAATTTTCTGGCGGATAAAGGACTCGGAGACTTCCTCATCCGGATCAGCCAGAACCGCGCGGGGTACATTCTCACTTACAA GGGTCCGGCTCGCTGCAGACATTACATGATAGACGTGCAGCCTAACGGATGTTACGTCATACTGGGGGAGGATCAGGCCCACTGGACCCTCGAAGCTCTGGTGCGGTATTATCATGGGACTGGGATCCAGCCGTACGGAGAAGTCCTGGCGGAGCCGTGCGGGGCG GTTGCTAATTGGGAGCCGGACTCTGAAGAGTTAAAGTTCTTGACAAAGACCCTTTCGCTGGGGAATGAGAATGCCCCCTCGCCGTATCCTGCCCCCTGTCCACGCGACGAGCCTGGCCCGCAGCGCATCCACCAGGCGTCGGCAGATGTACCCAAGAAGAAGCTGCCAGAGACGTCTCCCCCGCGGCCCCATCTGCACAGATCCATCCGCATCGCCATGCAGGAGATCCAGCAG GCCTCTACGCTTTCCGCCAAGAACACCGGCACCTGA